The DNA segment ACATGTTATCGAGAGGCAGCGAGGGGAAGAAGAGGTTGACCATGTACTGCTTATGGTGGCAACTGCCCAATTCAAACAGGTGTGCGTGATCACATGTGGTCACTCCCTGTCGGCCAGCACAGAGAAGGGCAAGTAAATGTTTTGAATTGCACAAGCAGAGAATTGGTACACAAGAGTGAATCAACAGGCTGCATCATAGGAATGATAACacaggtacatgcatgaacaCACATGCTTTGTCTGATCCTAGGCCTGGCAATTTTGCTTCAAAGCAATAGTGATAATTCATTAAGGCATGTGTATGGAAAGTGCAGAATATCTCAGCATCCCATATCCCATAGTCTAAGAGTAtctagtacatacatgtagccacACTACAATTCTCTCACTCCAGCTATAGGATGAGACCTCTGATGTTAACAACGTATGAGGTACATCACGAGTAAATTATCTAGTcttgcttacatgtacatgattagTCAGGACTTAATGACACTGGAATGCATATAAAGTGCCTATAAAGCACCTAATGGAGCATCATATAATTGAATTAGGATGGGAGAGCAATGCATACCAGTATATACAAAATACAGACAGCTGTGATAGTCAATGTATCCCTGACCCAAGCCTCGTCCCCAGgacgagttgtctctaaaataatgctaggtttattttagagacaactcggcctgggaacgaggctacccTGACCCTCACCATATGGTTGGGGCTACAGCTGACTGTGCGGGACACATTGCCACTGGCCAGTCTAGTCCACGGTCCACTGATTTTGTTACGATAGCCCAGGGAAACCTCAGCACGAAACGTATTCAGATTGTGCTCTAAAGGAAACCAAAATACTCATTGATAATTTACATGAGATAATAGCTCACTCATCAGCTTTTTGGGATACTCGCTCGTCTTGAAATTTATGCCTAGATCAACAATCAAGAAGTGAAAAAGCCTCGACATCACGTTCTTTTTTAGAAACGGAATAGGTGTGTAAAACAATGCATTTTCTGTCGGATACAGCTCAGCCTTTTCTAGTTCATTGAGGGAGACAGATCGACCCATTGTCTTGCATTGTTCATCGTCAATCATTCGCTTGCTGGAGTCCCAGACAATTTTGTGGGAGCTGGGCACTATACAGAGACTCATCGGGTGGTGGACGCCCTGAGTGGACAGGGGACCTGAGACAGAGGAACAATCAATGAATTTCGACTACATATATCTGCTGCTTTGCTGTTTAGGATATAGATTTTACCCAGTGCTCCAATGATAAAGAAGACAATGGTTGAGCCAAGCAGAATACTCAGCATCAACACCACACTCCAGCAACTCATCTTACTCGccattatagctagctatctaCGGTATTGATCTCTTTCTCAATTTCAGAGGCTgtggtaaaattaatggtgacaAGCCCAAATGTACAAGAGTAGGTAATGAAGGTTAACTGTAAATGTAAAAATACGATTcattaaatataattatcttcaCACAAAGTGATAATTTAAAAACAGGATGCATAATTAATCTAACTGTTCCCAATAGCTGCCTTTGCTCTAAGCACAGAGCTCCACACGTCGGTTACAAAGTCATCGGGGAACTCGAACTCTCCCAGTGTCTCGCTCATGACAGCTGAAAACTGTTGGAGGGTGGTCTTCTGTCGAGCGAGGTCCACCATTGTCTGAGCTGCATGCACAGGATACAAATATTATATCAATAAGCAATTTGACAATAGTCATAGCAttaatcacatgcacacatgtatattatagctaaagTGTGATGGTGGATGCGCTCACCTAACTCTAAGTCCCTGATTCCCAAGAAGGTCTCCAGGAGATCATCCACTCTCGATGCAGCACGACCCTCCCATGGTTTCTATGGCAATGAGTTAGTAAAACAGAGTAGCAGAATAATAAGAACCAATGACAGCCATTTAGCACTATACAGTAGAAAAATAATTCTCCTCAGAGCTACGTAAAAATCACAAGTCTAGAAATGATGTGTACTGCAATAAATGTACACAATAAATCCCCTCACCACTTCCTCCACTACTGCTTGCCCATCTTTCTTTAGTCTGAGAGTAGCCCTCCCCTCTCCACGACTGACCATCTCCTCCAGTTTCCCCGTGTCTCCGTCCATCACAGGCACAGCCATGGCTCCCCTTGATGCACCTCGGGGAGCTATAGACTCTGTTCAGTGGAACATAGACGAGCATACTTACACATCTTGGAGTATCAGTATGGCCACAGGCATACTTCCAACACTAGCTTATATAACAGTCGACATTCGCTCAAATACCCAAGGGTTTTGGATTCGAACCTGTTTAGACTTGTGTGGTGCTCGTAACAACTTTTTTGATATGTTTATCACTATCATGTTACCAAGCTGAGTCGTACAATGTATGTAAGACAAGAAATAaagacatgtacagtgtacgtagTAAACGTCAAAACtcttgcatgcatacactgtacgTTCACCTACAGTGTCAGTAACTTTCTGCAGACTCACCAAAAGCCTTCTTTGTCTCTGAGAGTCTCAGCACAATTTGTGAAGAGAGCGGTATGTCCTTCAGTAGCTTGGCAATCTCAAAGTGCCGACAGCCGTCCATCTTCCGGCCATTAATTGAGATGATCATGTCTCCAACTTCAATCTGTGGATGTCGCTGAGCAATACTTCCTTCTCTCAgtctcttcacaaaggccACACCAGCTCCATTGTCTGTGATGGTGAGACCCAGGGCAGGCTCTGTCTTGTTCAGTGTGACCTCCTTTATCGGGCCTCTAATGTGCACGAATATGAAGTCTTCCAGACCGATTTGACCGCCTAAAAGTCGAGACATGTCCGCTTTATGTGTGTTGAGTGTGCAGAAGACGATCTGCGTGCGTgtggtggtgggggggggggtacaaaTGCTGTGTGTGAAAACAGGTCGGCAATACAGTAGTATAGCGCCACTCCAATTAGTGCAAGGGCTAATTGGACTTGATATAGGTATACGTAATTGTTTTTATTTTCAATTCATACTTAGTAGCGCTCTAATTTAGTACTTTCTCTTCCAAACAAAGGTAAAAGCTTAGCTGGTTCTTACATGATTGCACACAAACACCTGAACAAAGGGAAACCTGTGTAAGTGCACCATAAAAATGTTCGCCTAACATGAAGTGGTCATATTTAGGCCACACTTCATGTCCAATAAATTAAGCATACATGCATAAACAACACTTTGGCTCACAGTAACTACACGCTAATTCAGAAAACCTTATTTGATAGTGAAGTGATTCATAATTGAAAAGCTCATGCCATATTCACACATGTTTATAAGCACACAATGTCGAGCTCTCCGATCTtgttagctatatataaatacAATAGGGCATACTGACACTGTAACTGCATCTGCTACACAGAGAGCTACAACCGTAGGATACTGTAATTGTATAGCCATGTGTCCAGTCAAACTCACCTCTGAAACGGATATTCTAAAAGCCTCCGCTATTTTTCCGTAGAGCTCTTTTACATTTGAGAAATCTTTGACGTCTATTGTGGCACTTCCATGAGCCAGCTGGCAGTGGAACACCAGCTCTCGTCTCGGAGGCACCACCGTGTTAGGGGGTGGAGCATTTGACcagtgtgagggtggtggaacAGGTGGGGGTGTAGTGCGGGTATCTTTGGGAGGTGTGGCACGGGTATCTTTGGGAGGTGTGGCACGATTATCTTTGGGCGATGTCGTACGGGTATCTTTGGGAGGTGTGGATCTACTGGATCTCCGTCGATCATTTGGAGTTTTCTTGGATTGTCCAAACACAGGCATTGTGATCAGTGAACACTGTAGATATAGATTTATACTTGGGGCAGTTTGATTGAAGTAGTGCAGCAGCAAGGTGTTCCTTGTAATATACTGGATCTAGTAGGTAGGTAGTAGTTGGCAACTAGGTAGGTAGGTGGTGTGCCTTgctacagtagatctacagtaGCCAACTAGTTCTTGTTGATCTATTGTGGTTTACACAAAACCAGCCTCACAGACGATTACTGTTATCTGATGCTGTAGAGAAGAGTCtcccacacatgcactgactggTTTATATAGCCTATAGTTCTAATAGGCTGCCCATGAAGTCACAACCTAATATTCACACACATCAATAAATAGCAGCTTTGGCCTTTGCCACGCCCACTTGAGGATGCTGTGCTGAAACAGGAACACAATGGAGGAACAGAACAACTTCACTGCTGAGTGGCTGCTATCGACTGATGTATGGACAGGATTGGCTCACTATTATGTGTCTCTGCCTCTGTATCCAGTGTTCCAAACGGTTCACTTTATTCTGACTGCAGTGGCACTTCGAAGCGAAAAGGGTGAGCTTTTTGGGGATATGCGATATGCACGTATGCTATGGGGATTTAGATGATTAGGAACGTCTTCCATTTGTTTGGTTATAACGGTACAAGTTATTGCTGAAGAAATTAAAAGAAATTTGCTGGCTTTTAGTGGGAAACCCCAAACTTTGTTCTCTTGTACGTAGACTAATACATACAAGCACTTACAATCACGCAAGTGTTTGACTTGTTAGCTCACAACCACCTGTACTGTATAATGCTGATGGGGAACACCCTAACCAAGTTTAAAGCCTCCGCTATGTATTGTGGTTGACCACTCACCACATGTTCAGTTCACACTTACTATACACATGTTCTTTGAAAGGCTCCTTCTCATTATTCACCCAGGAAATAAAGCACCCTACTTACATTGTTTTTCTTGTTTCGCATACACTAGTTTTGCAAAGGTAATAATTGAAAAGCGCCGCCTTATTTAATGGTACCCCtgaatgtatacacacacacacacacacacacacaggtagcCTCCAGTTTGCATTCAAGCACCCGATAGCGTCTTGTGTGCTGACGTTTATTGTGGCATGTGCCGGTGGGATTCTGGCTAACATGGCTCTGGCCAAACCTCCCCTGGAGAGTGTAGTCAACGGATGGAACGTGTTTACTTGTATCGTTGTCTGGTGAGAGCATAGATCATACCACACTAGTAATCAGTAATTATATTGCATTACTGTTAAAGCTGACAGTTGAGATTCAAATGATACGTAATACTAAAAGGGTGTTGACAGCTATTTACTAAGATATGTAGCAGGCTAGGGCTTACCAAAATCCACGCTAGTACAAAGGACAGCTCTTGCTAGTACATTGTAGACTACAAGTGCATAGGAAtgtttcacacacacacacacacacacacacacacacacacacgtttaCATACAGGTACCTGATATTCTTCAGCCCATTGGATCTGTGTTATGTGCTCACTTTCTTCACACCACTGAAGCTGGTGCTGCTACTAGTGGAGGAGCTCGCGAGGGCTAAGAAGATATATGCTGGGGTCACTCTGGCTGCTTCAGCCTACCCAAACTCTCTTCTGGCTATGGCTGTGGTGGGAATGTTCAAAGGTACGTGCCGAGTGCATGTCCGTATAccatgtgtacaatgtacagtgtaaCCAGGTATCTTCAAATGTGTAGTGTTTAACCCCCAAATTTGAAACTCTCCAGAGGAATACACTGTTGTATAGTTTATTGATAGCAATTGGTGATTTGTACAGTACGTGGAACCTCCGAAAAGCAATTAACCTTACGCTATaaaacggccaagagctcaggtctgGATTTGTCcattttcaaagcttgtatgagctagctttagagaagcagttagcaaaactcgaagattcatttgcaggaATTGACTCAGAGCATACAagcaagagtatatgatagagaagagagtatcgaatgtaggcatgctgtatatcagatgtatgcggagagtaatgTGACttctgtatctgtcacaagcttggaatttgcacactgatcaatccaagcgtgggtgatgtaatctatcaagaaaatagattacatcacccacacttggattggtcagtgtgcaaattccaagcccatgacagatacaggaagtcacgttactctccgcatacatctgatgtacatgcagtatgcctacgttcgatactctcttctctatcatatactcttgacAACAAATCtgtaacggccaaaaggctgttccgtaatggtgtccgttttatggaggttccactgtatatgttATGTGGTTGGTTTTATGTATGTTTTGTTTTgacctacgtacatgtatctaacAAGTCTTCCTACCCTCCCATGCACCTCTATTGTTTTCAGGTAGTGGCAAGCGCTGGGGTATCACTATTTTCCGTCTGTCATGTGACCCACAGTCAGCTGGACAACATGAGTTACTACAGATATCTTTGTAAGTGTGTAGTGTACCCCATGCCGTACACAACATTATGACTCGTGCAATTACAAGCAGAGGAAGTGGGAAGTCTCAGCATGCAACTTCACTCAGTATTTTCCATTTCATTGATTTTATACTACAATCTTACACGAtacgctcacacacacacacacacccatacaccacacttTAGTGCCACCAAAGCTGCCTTTGTGTGTGGGGCTGTGTATGCATACAACCAGATGACCCTTCTTATCGACCCTCCTCTACTTGTGCTTGTATGTGCGGTTGTTTTTGTGTCACTACGACTCTGCCTATTCTTCACCTCAATGGTCGACCCATTTTCACTTCCACAAGGGTTAAGCTGGAAAATCATGACAAGTCTATCACATACCCCAAGAGAGATTGTTCAGCAGGAACCAAAAACGTCATCAAAACATGAACAGTTGAGCAAACAACGCCataaaacaaacaaacaaaaaagaGATTGATtatgatttataattataaatattcaCACAAatgctgataattatgatcatgaTTTTTCTTGTACAATCAAAATGGAGTGATTGATAATGAGGAGTAGATATCAGTACTGTAAAAATAGgtgaatatatatataattattgtcatcaCATACTAAACTCACTCTAAAATGTCGGCCTGTAGCTAGTAGGACTGTAAGCATTAAGGGGGTGCTCCAACTTCAGCAACTTCTTAGGTCTTTGGAATATTCCCGTAGTGTCAGTCGCTCCAAATCGAAATAAGTGCATGTTATCGTGCACCCGATCAGTGCTGGAGGGGACCTCCAAGTACTCTACATCATCAGGGCTACATTTAGGATGGATATCGAACGCATCTTCATTATCAGACGTTTCTCCATAGGTTTCCCCATAGTCGTATTGCTCCTCTTCACACTTCTCAGGTTCAATCTTGACGGCTACCTCTTGTTGAGCCAACGACAAGCTGTCCAACACAAATAGTTTTTTCTTCTGTTTTTTCTTTTGTTCTTTGCCAACTAAGGAATTATTTGCAGGAAAAATACTGTCCTCTATACGAAACTTGAATGCTGTTGATTCAGACTTATACGAGAAACTCTCACCGAGTGAAAAACTGGGCGACTCTAGAGCTTGAGTAGGCTCATTTCTTGGTGTCCTGGAGGCTGAGCCAAAATATGCGTTTCCTTGGTCACCATGTGTTTTTTGGGCCGTTAACTCAGCCTGTGGTTTTCCAAATTGAAAAGGTTGTTGCCTGCCTTCAGTACGAGTTCGTTTCAAAGAGTGTGACGAAACTGTATGCTGAACAAAAGATGCTTTCTGTTGCTgttttttgtcatcttcttccAGTCTTTTCTGTATTTTCCTCCTCTCAATTTCAATTCTCATCTGCATGTCTGCATCAACTCGCTTTTGATGTTCTTGACTTTTGCAATGACGGTCCCAGTCTTCTACAAACTCACAAACAACCTTGCACAAACGACAACGCAGCACTGTTTCCAGCCACTCGCTGTTTACTAATAATTTCGATTTCAGCTGGGTAGCCATTGTGAAGGATCTGTACGTACTTGTACTGTAGCCTTGAAATCTATatctctatagctagctagctggactcTTTCTGAACACGTGTGACAGACAGGTGCAGTTGACGATTATTATCCACTAAACGCCGCCTAAAAGATACCCCGCGGCCTGGTCAGTCAATTTTCCTTCTATTAACGAAAAATCGGCGTGTGCACCCCGAAATGAAAGCATGAGACAAACACACaatatcatgtacatgtactaactcTGAGATGCATcagtatacactatactaCACACTCTGAGATGCATCAGTATACAATTCGTTATAAATCTTTTCAAGCGTTTCATCAAACAACAGTCTGTGCTTCTTCCCAGTGAACTCAGACATCCTTCGGGACCAATAGTCCCTTGGTCCAATCTTCACTGTCACACTGTAGGAAAGATGAGAAATACGTGTAACAATAATAAGCAAAGCATTTTATAGATCAGATACGCTAAACTACAGTACCTACATTAGATCTACGTAATAATTGTAGCTAACGAAGAACTTGAAGAAGATTTTAAAGTACGTAGTATCTATGATAAAAGCAGCAAGTATGTACATTCACACTACCATAGTCTAGCATGCTTCCTGAATGAGCAACATTATCCAGACCAACATTGTGCTCACTTGTCTGTTGGGGCCAGCCTGCCGGTTTGACTGAGGTGGTCATCTCTTTCTGCTTGTAGGGAGGCCCTCAGTCGATCAAGGTCCTCACTCAGGGAGTCCTCACCAAGACTATCGGCTCCgtgctgggggggggggagtgtaCTTgtgaacatacatgtaatacataACTATTGTGAGACAAATGAAGgaagaggtacatgtaatgaGTTAAGGAATTCTTCAGCAATAACCCGAGTGtttgcacaaaataataagtataggataacttagcctcgatcccaggccgagttttcgcttttataacggttaggcaaacaactaggcctggtactagttgtctgcgcatgcgtcggtcgttcgtcagattctgacgaatggatattctcgttcacttttgtgacatttatattcgtgtactatcgtgtactagaagtcagttcccgttttatcattattggaatcgattgaaatggctcttagctgaagcttctctcttctctaaagcttagaaaacattattctgaagattgaacaacaagggaagaggtataaagctttgtcaagcttgttaaggtcagatatttttgtgtgggccctatgctatcaagccttgttcatgtttggtaagatctaggtagactatagtatcatcattaatatggtggatcaagtgaagagtgtgagctaaagaacttggtgctgccatcatcagctcgtcgacaatgacactataacctgtttaatatgAGAAATTTaaatgtatagatctacacgtattttgaatgtctacttctctgtgcaggagcaatggctactatccagctatcccaacattgttcctcttggctatactaacggacgagactggacagtttgaggtaagggtttaaccgtgtttggtttcttttaatattgtcctatacttacaggactggagtatgacctgctcgttcgagcgttgctgggtagctcagagtcATCAACGtttctcaagcaaagtttaactgagttacgagttggagcctagaatcagagaagtccagcagcctgctaaatcgttttgaaacgtaatttgaaggcattcaatcatcttgaagttgccctgggtcactgtaatcgtgctgcagcacaactggcaactccccaggcccttgtgaagcagctccctataggctatgtgcatcttttgtgtactcactctgtgcattttctgtgtataaatttctattattgatttattaaatatttttgccgaccacaaatacaatgaaaatttgacgcatgcgcagacaactagtaccaggcctagttgttcgcctaaccgttataaaagcgaaaactcggcctgggatcgaggctaaggatAACTATacccacacctaagaggaggatatgcacccatatatcctctgCTACCAGGGTATGTAACCATGGTAGCAGAGGATATATACGTTGCATATCCTTgaataggtgtggcatatctgacttataccacgtgaccgcagcaatATAGAAGGACcttagcaacaattcaatccactatgcagactgcaaaaagaacaagactatgccggattacagccatcaaagagctagttgagcaacacgtcgactcctacagatgctcaagagcttccttggtccaagcatTGACCATTCGAcatcccttactggagttgcaagctatTCTTGggtaaaatgtatctaaactacgcccatggacccatggaagcttagccatcttgttggagaacAGCTTCTGTGTTTCTGCCGTcactttgagtcttagtactgtcaagcatggctcttttctctttgcttacttccttgaacaaatgaaaaataaacaacttgaaaactgtgcatgcctggagCTGTATGATATTGTTCTAGATGTATCCTACAACTGTTGACCAATTAGTGGTGACATAAGTGTGGTTAAGAGGCCTTAAATTCAATCAAAAGCACTAATCTTAAAACACTGCTTACCTTAAAATCGTAGCACTCAGCTGTAAGCCTCTCTATCTTCTCCTCAATGGCTCGTCCCGGACTGTCCACCCCCCTCCGCATATTACCAGGACAACACAACCCCCTCCGCACATGACTCGACCCTGCAACCTGGTATTTCGACAGCAGCTCCTGCTTCCCATTACTGCAATGGGTAGTTGGTTTGCTGAGAGTCGGAGTGTCAATAGGCGTGGTAAATTGCACAGAGTGGGGTCGTTGCTTGGAAGGAGAAATTAAGCTCCTAAATAGTGTTCCACTGTGGTCGGTAGTTGTGTAGTCTTCATGGCTCATTTGTATGCTCTCATTCAGATATGCAGGCACTATTCTCGCTGACTGC comes from the Halichondria panicea chromosome 4, odHalPani1.1, whole genome shotgun sequence genome and includes:
- the LOC135334524 gene encoding trimeric intracellular cation channel type 1B.2-like, with the translated sequence MEEQNNFTAEWLLSTDVWTGLAHYYVSLPLYPVFQTVHFILTAVALRSEKGSLQFAFKHPIASCVLTFIVACAGGILANMALAKPPLESVVNGWNVFTCIVVWYLIFFSPLDLCYVLTFFTPLKLVLLLVEELARAKKIYAGVTLAASAYPNSLLAMAVVGMFKGSGKRWGITIFRLSCDPQSAGQHELLQISFATKAAFVCGAVYAYNQMTLLIDPPLLVLVCAVVFVSLRLCLFFTSMVDPFSLPQGLSWKIMTSLSHTPREIVQQEPKTSSKHEQLSKQRHKTNKQKRD
- the LOC135334523 gene encoding PDZ domain-containing protein GIPC3-like; translation: MPVFGQSKKTPNDRRRSSRSTPPKDTRTTSPKDNRATPPKDTRATPPKDTRTTPPPVPPPSHWSNAPPPNTVVPPRRELVFHCQLAHGSATIDVKDFSNVKELYGKIAEAFRISVSEIVFCTLNTHKADMSRLLGGQIGLEDFIFVHIRGPIKEVTLNKTEPALGLTITDNGAGVAFVKRLREGSIAQRHPQIEVGDMIISINGRKMDGCRHFEIAKLLKDIPLSSQIVLRLSETKKAFESIAPRGASRGAMAVPVMDGDTGKLEEMVSRGEGRATLRLKKDGQAVVEEVKPWEGRAASRVDDLLETFLGIRDLELAQTMVDLARQKTTLQQFSAVMSETLGEFEFPDDFVTDVWSSVLRAKAAIGNS